A region from the Nodosilinea sp. FACHB-141 genome encodes:
- the ilvB gene encoding biosynthetic-type acetolactate synthase large subunit, producing the protein MTTPIAAPNSVLVRRASGAFALIDSLRRHGVEHIFGYPGGAILPIYDELYRAEAAGGISHILVRHEQGGAHAADGYARATGKVGVCFGTSGPGATNLVTGIATAQMDSIPMVVITGQVPSHAIGSDAFQETDIFGITLPLVKHSYVARTPEQIPRMVAEAFYIAQTGRPGPVLIDIPKDIGLAEFDYVPVEPGQVSLPGYKPTVRGNPRQVNPALRLLRQSERPLLYVGGGAITAGAHAEIRRLAEYFQIPVTTTLMGKGAFDEHHPLALGMLGMHGTAYANFAVSECDLLIAVGARFDDRVTGKLDEFASRAQVIHIDIDPAEVGKNRAPQVPIVGDVKHVLTTMLSRLEEENQLPPPNQTAAWRDRIDRWKRDYPLVVPTYPDELSPQEVIHELAIQAPHAYFTTDVGQHQMWSAQFLKNGPRQWVSSAGLGTMGFGMPAAMGVQVALPNETVICISGDASFQMNLQELGTLAQYNIPVKTVIVNNGWQGMVRQWQQAFHGERYSSSNMEVGMPNFEVLAQAYGIKGMVVRDRDQLTPTVAAMLAHDGPVLLDVRVRRNENCYPMVAPGKGNHQMIGLPEVHGTGSSTGLTPCVSCGHQNVSTSNFCSECGTKL; encoded by the coding sequence ATGACAACTCCCATTGCCGCTCCTAATAGTGTTCTTGTGCGCCGCGCTTCTGGCGCTTTTGCCCTGATCGATAGTCTCAGACGGCACGGGGTAGAACATATTTTTGGCTATCCGGGTGGGGCTATCTTGCCAATCTATGACGAGCTGTACCGCGCCGAAGCCGCCGGGGGGATCAGTCATATTTTAGTGCGCCATGAGCAGGGCGGAGCCCATGCCGCTGATGGCTATGCCCGCGCCACGGGGAAAGTGGGCGTTTGCTTTGGCACCTCTGGCCCTGGAGCCACCAACCTGGTGACCGGCATTGCCACCGCCCAAATGGACTCGATTCCCATGGTGGTAATTACGGGACAGGTGCCCAGCCATGCGATCGGCAGCGACGCCTTTCAAGAGACCGATATCTTCGGCATTACGCTGCCCTTGGTCAAGCATTCCTACGTCGCTCGCACCCCTGAGCAGATTCCGCGCATGGTGGCGGAGGCCTTTTACATTGCCCAGACCGGTCGCCCCGGTCCGGTACTGATCGACATTCCTAAAGATATCGGTCTAGCAGAATTCGACTACGTGCCTGTGGAGCCCGGCCAGGTGAGTCTGCCCGGTTACAAACCTACCGTTAGGGGCAACCCCCGCCAGGTCAATCCGGCTTTGCGCCTCCTGCGCCAGAGTGAGCGCCCCCTGCTCTACGTGGGCGGTGGTGCCATTACTGCTGGCGCCCATGCCGAAATTCGCCGCCTGGCAGAATATTTTCAAATTCCCGTGACTACTACGCTGATGGGCAAGGGCGCCTTTGATGAGCATCACCCCTTAGCCCTTGGCATGCTTGGCATGCACGGCACTGCCTACGCCAACTTTGCCGTCAGCGAATGCGATCTGCTGATTGCCGTTGGCGCTCGCTTTGACGATCGTGTTACCGGCAAGCTAGACGAGTTTGCCTCCCGCGCCCAGGTCATCCATATTGATATTGACCCAGCTGAGGTGGGCAAAAATCGCGCTCCCCAGGTGCCTATCGTGGGCGATGTGAAGCACGTACTGACCACCATGCTCAGCCGTCTAGAGGAAGAGAATCAGCTGCCGCCCCCCAACCAAACGGCGGCCTGGCGCGATCGCATCGATCGTTGGAAGCGCGACTATCCCTTGGTCGTACCCACCTATCCCGACGAGCTGTCTCCCCAGGAAGTGATCCACGAGCTGGCCATTCAGGCTCCCCACGCCTACTTCACCACCGATGTCGGGCAGCACCAGATGTGGTCAGCTCAGTTCCTCAAGAATGGCCCCCGCCAGTGGGTGTCAAGCGCGGGACTAGGCACCATGGGCTTCGGCATGCCCGCCGCCATGGGAGTACAGGTGGCGCTGCCCAACGAAACGGTGATCTGCATCAGCGGCGACGCCAGCTTCCAGATGAACTTGCAAGAGCTAGGTACCCTGGCTCAGTACAACATTCCAGTCAAAACGGTGATTGTGAACAACGGCTGGCAGGGCATGGTGCGCCAGTGGCAGCAGGCCTTCCACGGCGAGCGTTACTCCTCTTCTAATATGGAAGTGGGCATGCCCAACTTTGAGGTGCTAGCCCAAGCCTATGGCATCAAGGGCATGGTGGTGCGCGATCGCGACCAGCTCACCCCAACCGTGGCGGCGATGCTGGCCCACGACGGCCCCGTACTGCTTGACGTGCGCGTGCGCCGCAACGAAAACTGCTACCCCATGGTGGCCCCTGGCAAAGGCAATCACCAAATGATCGGTCTACCTGAGGTACATGGCACTGGCAGTAGTACAGGTCTGACACCCTGTGTTAGCTGTGGGCACCAAAATGTCTCAACCAGCAACTTCTGCTCGGAGTGCGGCACAAAGCTATAG
- a CDS encoding sensor histidine kinase KdpD: MQQFLPLSPLLSEQQLPSGPRPEAAHWQPGAGASAPQAHIQAEQEWLSGLTALIRLLLEFPPNSAESEVGGLMPLMGGVLSGPFPVLPDRLNGQRLNHWLLVPEQLEQILAVTRPLLPGQGKGVAAAPACDLQMVPLTSSDPLVGERFCLLLTQHLSLLLVLGYDAHGLPQFQFSFAPEVVEQGWQRLRDRVVATRPPLVQALDRLIEQFPPVEPNYRLVTRYSHLLMAQLRHLPHGAAEAEVHGSAVTMPALALPARPTVAAFQTDSPPHFEPVLGSAAEANPEPAAESSPDTELLKAMAHEIRTPLTTIRTLTRSLLKRKDISDEVGKRLRLIDRECTQQIDRFSLIFRAVELETDRTARPRSPLSAISLNQLFDDAIPRWQQQASRRNLSLTVNVPPCLPMVNSDPAMLTQVLTGLIDRFTHSLPPYSHIELAVTLAGHQLKLQFQSLPPTGSDDQLKHDPFSSPFKALGQLLMFQPETGGLSLNLNATKNLFQALGGKLIVRQRPQAGEVLTVFLPLETKTL, from the coding sequence GTGCAGCAGTTTCTACCCCTTAGTCCATTGCTCAGTGAGCAGCAGCTTCCCTCTGGCCCTCGGCCAGAGGCGGCCCATTGGCAGCCTGGAGCTGGTGCTAGCGCACCCCAGGCCCATATTCAGGCTGAGCAGGAGTGGCTGAGCGGCCTTACAGCCCTGATCCGACTGCTACTCGAGTTTCCTCCCAACTCTGCTGAGTCAGAGGTGGGGGGGCTGATGCCGCTGATGGGAGGTGTGCTGTCGGGGCCATTCCCGGTGCTGCCCGATCGCCTCAATGGGCAGCGGTTGAATCACTGGCTTTTGGTGCCCGAACAACTGGAGCAGATTCTGGCCGTAACCCGCCCGCTGCTGCCAGGCCAAGGCAAGGGAGTGGCAGCCGCTCCCGCCTGTGATCTACAGATGGTGCCCCTAACCAGCAGTGATCCGCTGGTGGGAGAACGGTTTTGTCTGCTGCTGACCCAGCACCTCAGCCTGCTGCTGGTGTTGGGCTACGATGCCCATGGCCTCCCCCAGTTTCAGTTTTCCTTTGCTCCTGAGGTGGTGGAGCAGGGCTGGCAACGCTTGCGCGATCGCGTTGTGGCTACCCGTCCCCCCCTGGTGCAGGCCCTCGATCGCCTGATCGAACAGTTTCCTCCAGTCGAGCCCAACTATCGTTTGGTGACTCGCTACAGCCATTTGCTCATGGCACAACTGCGCCATCTGCCTCATGGGGCAGCAGAGGCTGAGGTCCATGGATCGGCTGTGACTATGCCGGCTTTGGCGCTGCCTGCTCGTCCTACCGTGGCAGCCTTTCAGACTGACTCGCCCCCTCATTTTGAACCTGTACTCGGCAGTGCTGCTGAGGCAAACCCTGAGCCCGCTGCGGAGAGTAGCCCCGACACCGAGCTGCTCAAGGCGATGGCCCACGAAATTCGCACGCCTTTGACAACGATTCGCACGCTGACGCGATCGCTGCTCAAGCGCAAAGATATCAGCGATGAAGTGGGTAAGCGTCTGCGGCTGATCGATCGCGAATGCACCCAGCAAATCGATCGCTTTAGCCTGATTTTTCGGGCCGTAGAGCTAGAGACTGATCGGACGGCTAGGCCGCGATCGCCCCTGTCGGCAATTTCTCTCAACCAGCTGTTTGACGATGCCATTCCTCGCTGGCAGCAGCAGGCCAGTCGCCGCAACCTCAGTTTGACGGTGAATGTACCCCCCTGTCTGCCCATGGTAAATAGCGATCCAGCCATGTTGACCCAGGTGCTGACTGGGTTAATCGATCGCTTTACCCACAGCTTGCCCCCTTACAGCCACATTGAGCTGGCGGTCACCCTGGCTGGGCACCAGCTCAAGCTACAGTTTCAGTCGCTGCCTCCCACAGGCAGTGATGATCAGCTCAAGCATGATCCCTTCTCATCGCCCTTTAAAGCTTTGGGGCAGCTGCTGATGTTTCAGCCTGAAACCGGCGGCCTCAGCCTTAACCTCAACGCCACTAAGAATTTGTTTCAGGCCTTGGGCGGCAAACTCATCGTGCGGCAGCGTCCTCAGGCTGGCGAAGTGCTGACGGTATTTTTGCCCTTGGAGACTAAAACACTGTAG
- a CDS encoding aspartate/glutamate racemase family protein, which translates to MTAPLLSQNQQVAVPGILGGLGPMAHVQFEQRLIQRNVSRGATGDQDHPVWLLVNGTTIPNRTASLQGTGPDCVPDLVRYGQLLERAGANFLIVTCNTAHGVYDQVQAQLGIPWIHLMACTTSYIRQTHPRMQRIGVLATDGTLQCGLYSRSLSQVGLIPMGFEQQSPWQDLVMQSIYHPDWGIKTTGTQVSTKALTVLEQATSWLKTQGAEVVIAGCTELSVAFAQMPSLPLPWVDPLEVVADITLDLAWGVRSLPLWQAA; encoded by the coding sequence ATGACTGCGCCGCTACTCTCCCAGAATCAACAAGTCGCTGTTCCAGGGATCTTAGGCGGCCTTGGCCCCATGGCCCATGTGCAGTTTGAGCAGCGGCTAATTCAGCGCAATGTGAGCCGAGGTGCCACCGGCGATCAAGATCATCCCGTGTGGCTCCTGGTCAACGGCACCACAATCCCTAACCGCACGGCAAGCTTGCAGGGCACTGGTCCAGACTGCGTGCCGGATCTGGTGCGCTACGGTCAGCTGCTAGAGCGAGCCGGGGCTAACTTTTTAATCGTCACCTGTAACACGGCCCACGGCGTCTACGACCAGGTGCAGGCTCAGCTTGGCATTCCCTGGATTCACCTCATGGCCTGCACCACGAGTTACATTCGCCAGACCCATCCCAGAATGCAGCGGATTGGAGTGCTAGCCACTGACGGTACCCTACAGTGCGGTTTGTATAGCCGCAGCTTGAGTCAGGTGGGACTCATCCCTATGGGCTTTGAGCAGCAGTCTCCTTGGCAAGATTTGGTGATGCAGTCGATCTACCACCCCGATTGGGGCATAAAGACCACAGGGACTCAGGTATCTACTAAAGCACTGACCGTATTGGAGCAGGCGACGAGCTGGCTTAAAACCCAAGGGGCTGAGGTAGTAATAGCGGGTTGCACAGAATTGTCTGTGGCTTTTGCCCAAATGCCATCGCTTCCCCTGCCCTGGGTGGATCCGTTAGAGGTGGTGGCCGACATCACTTTGGATTTAGCTTGGGGGGTTCGGTCTCTGCCGCTCTGGCAAGCTGCTTAG
- a CDS encoding ABC transporter substrate-binding protein: MTLGLSDVAQAAPKVATSVNATAARATGSSQSRPPASAPTPAQLPAMPPDIQGILQRGKLTVAVLAKDNAPFFMQTEAQLSGLDIQLARALADQLGVSLDITRSAQTFDQVVDTVYGQKADLAISKISRTLKRAQRVRFSQPYLRMRQGLLVNRLQMAEQTQGRSIVETIRDLRGQVGVIKGSSYVGFLKQKFPQATIVEYPTWEDVVEAVVRGDILAAYRDELEVKKVVRTRPDAALQLQTIALTDTQDSLAVVLPWSSAHLLAFVDQYLDTLTAQYTVDTVLDEYAAYWAAQSPPQP, from the coding sequence TTGACTCTTGGATTGAGCGATGTCGCCCAAGCGGCTCCTAAGGTGGCTACTAGCGTCAATGCCACAGCGGCTCGTGCTACTGGATCTTCCCAGTCTCGACCACCGGCTTCTGCCCCAACCCCAGCGCAGCTGCCAGCGATGCCGCCAGATATTCAAGGCATTTTGCAGCGAGGCAAGCTGACGGTGGCGGTGCTGGCCAAAGACAATGCGCCTTTTTTTATGCAGACGGAGGCACAGCTCAGTGGGTTAGACATTCAACTGGCTCGCGCCCTGGCTGATCAGTTAGGGGTGAGTCTCGACATTACCCGCTCGGCTCAAACCTTTGATCAGGTGGTAGATACGGTCTATGGGCAAAAGGCCGATCTGGCAATTTCTAAAATTAGCCGCACCCTCAAGCGGGCGCAGCGGGTGCGCTTTTCGCAGCCTTACCTGCGCATGCGCCAGGGGCTGCTAGTGAACCGTCTGCAAATGGCGGAGCAAACCCAGGGGCGATCGATAGTTGAAACCATTCGCGATCTGCGAGGCCAGGTGGGGGTGATCAAGGGATCATCCTACGTGGGGTTTTTGAAGCAGAAGTTTCCCCAGGCCACCATCGTGGAATATCCCACCTGGGAAGACGTTGTGGAAGCGGTGGTGCGGGGCGATATTCTAGCCGCCTACCGGGATGAGCTGGAAGTGAAGAAGGTGGTCCGCACCCGACCTGATGCGGCGCTACAGCTGCAAACTATTGCCCTGACCGACACCCAAGACTCTTTGGCCGTGGTGCTGCCCTGGAGCAGTGCCCATCTGCTCGCCTTTGTCGATCAGTATCTGGATACTCTGACGGCCCAATACACCGTAGATACGGTGCTGGATGAATATGCCGCCTACTGGGCTGCCCAAAGCCCGCCGCAACCGTAG
- a CDS encoding dicarboxylate/amino acid:cation symporter codes for MVPLKAYLPRRVSVEWLRSPWAILISGGLGVLIGTTQPQVALWIAPFGTLYLGLLKMCVLPILLAAITNSLGRLMQSHDARQYVQRIVVVFPLSLLGVSAIAAAIAALAGPGRNLTTDTLQTLGVLVNQSGVDLEMALSGPLPEASGSDVNALVNSMVPDNIFAALSEGQTLKVLLFAMIFGVSLGLVKASTTAALFDTLDSLYQAFNKVIYGLTYLLPFGLCSLLAYQLSQVGIEVLLSMVDFVVVAIATFALIYLISTLVIWRRSGAGLWPTLLALKDPTILSLATSSSLVCLPAAITSLSDHLRFNSQTTNLVTPLAITLCRFGSVVYFASATLFVVQLYQRDLGLAGLGIVIVGSILAGMATSGVTGILTLTMLGLVLDPLKLPLEAVLVLFIAIDPLMDPFRTLGIVHTGMAATALVAERER; via the coding sequence ATGGTCCCTTTGAAAGCTTATCTTCCCCGTCGGGTTTCTGTTGAATGGTTACGCAGCCCCTGGGCAATTTTGATCAGCGGTGGCTTGGGCGTATTGATTGGTACCACCCAACCCCAGGTGGCGTTGTGGATTGCTCCCTTTGGCACCCTTTACTTAGGGTTGCTGAAGATGTGCGTGCTGCCGATTTTGCTGGCGGCCATTACTAACAGCTTGGGGCGACTGATGCAGAGCCACGATGCTCGGCAGTATGTGCAGCGCATTGTGGTGGTGTTTCCGCTGAGCCTGCTGGGAGTGAGCGCGATCGCCGCGGCGATCGCCGCCCTCGCTGGCCCTGGGCGCAACCTCACCACAGATACCCTGCAAACGCTGGGGGTGCTGGTCAACCAGTCGGGTGTGGATCTGGAAATGGCCCTAAGCGGACCCCTGCCGGAAGCCTCAGGGAGCGATGTTAACGCCCTGGTCAACAGTATGGTGCCCGACAATATCTTTGCTGCCCTTAGCGAAGGCCAAACCCTGAAGGTGCTGCTGTTTGCGATGATTTTTGGGGTTTCGCTGGGCTTGGTCAAAGCTTCGACCACGGCTGCCCTATTCGACACCCTCGACAGCCTCTACCAAGCATTTAACAAAGTAATTTATGGGTTGACCTATCTGCTGCCCTTTGGCCTTTGCAGCCTGCTGGCCTACCAACTGTCTCAGGTGGGGATAGAGGTGCTGCTGTCGATGGTCGATTTTGTGGTGGTGGCGATCGCCACTTTTGCCCTGATCTACCTGATCAGCACCTTGGTGATCTGGCGGCGATCGGGGGCTGGGCTATGGCCCACTCTGCTAGCCCTTAAAGATCCCACCATTCTGTCTCTAGCCACCTCTAGCAGCTTAGTTTGCTTGCCAGCAGCAATCACTAGCCTCAGCGATCACCTCAGATTTAACTCGCAAACCACAAATTTAGTAACGCCCCTGGCTATTACCCTGTGTCGCTTTGGCTCAGTGGTGTATTTTGCCTCCGCCACATTATTTGTGGTGCAGCTCTATCAGCGCGATTTAGGACTAGCCGGTCTGGGCATAGTAATTGTGGGCTCTATTCTCGCGGGGATGGCCACCTCTGGGGTGACAGGCATTCTTACTCTGACCATGCTAGGGCTGGTGCTGGATCCTCTCAAGCTTCCTTTAGAAGCGGTGCTCGTTCTATTTATTGCCATTGACCCGTTGATGGACCCCTTCCGCACCCTGGGCATTGTGCACACGGGAATGGCGGCTACGGCCCTGGTGGCGGAGCGCGAAAGGTAG
- a CDS encoding cache and HAMP domain-containing protein, whose amino-acid sequence MPLRFPKPPGLKATLVGAMLLTVGTTAAIVYVPWSLVSKRNIDTIVDQVNQEITLGTSQEVEKLFNNADSAQSLLNSSLGQNLIDLTNPKDRELFLLSVLRANPNFTWVQYGEANGDFFGAQRTPDGQMHFHLRDWDEKSQSTTATVNTYNAEAEGFIPVGTETYKMEPSFFAPDRPWYRSALESPQKRAWTVYVYRTTKSPGLDATTALVNAQGDVWGVIGVGIELTQLSHYLQQLKGSHGGEAFIVNAQQELIASTDVAEVMPAQGQDAADPHLQQLETVENSLLKIASQTLREQGVDLEGLNELQRFSFKDPATGERYSISFTPLEQLDWVVGTVIPESSYLVEVNRNKRTLLGVIAVFTGLTAGAAVLMADRLIARPVLGIARTAAAIEAEKFDLGQLGAIARRTDEIGQLARVFDRMAQQVYSREQKLKQQVRDLRIEIDETKRQKQVQEIVETDFFQDLVAKAQVLRDRNSSKAIAASESNRAETAKSRI is encoded by the coding sequence ATGCCCCTTCGCTTTCCTAAACCGCCCGGTCTTAAAGCCACCCTTGTGGGAGCCATGCTGCTGACGGTGGGGACGACGGCAGCGATCGTCTATGTGCCTTGGTCGCTGGTGTCAAAGCGCAACATTGACACCATTGTTGATCAGGTGAACCAGGAGATTACCCTAGGTACCTCTCAGGAGGTGGAGAAGCTGTTTAATAATGCCGACTCGGCGCAGTCGCTCTTAAACAGCAGCCTGGGACAGAATTTGATCGATCTCACGAATCCTAAGGACCGAGAGCTGTTTTTGCTCAGCGTGCTGCGGGCCAACCCCAACTTTACCTGGGTGCAGTACGGCGAAGCCAACGGCGATTTTTTCGGCGCTCAGCGCACTCCTGATGGCCAGATGCACTTTCACCTGCGCGATTGGGATGAGAAAAGCCAAAGTACTACCGCTACGGTCAACACCTACAACGCCGAAGCTGAAGGGTTCATACCAGTGGGTACTGAGACCTACAAAATGGAGCCGTCGTTCTTTGCCCCCGATCGCCCCTGGTATCGGAGCGCCCTAGAATCTCCTCAAAAACGGGCCTGGACGGTATACGTTTACCGCACGACCAAAAGCCCAGGGTTAGATGCCACTACGGCTTTGGTCAATGCCCAGGGAGACGTATGGGGGGTGATTGGAGTCGGTATTGAGCTGACTCAGCTCTCGCACTATTTGCAGCAGTTAAAGGGTAGCCATGGGGGCGAGGCCTTTATCGTCAACGCTCAGCAAGAGTTGATTGCCTCTACCGACGTGGCCGAAGTGATGCCCGCCCAAGGACAAGATGCCGCTGACCCTCACCTCCAGCAGCTTGAGACCGTAGAAAACTCGTTGCTGAAAATTGCCAGCCAGACCCTGCGGGAGCAGGGGGTTGACTTGGAGGGGTTAAACGAATTACAGCGGTTTTCCTTTAAAGACCCCGCTACAGGGGAGCGCTACTCGATCTCGTTTACCCCCTTAGAACAGCTGGACTGGGTGGTAGGCACGGTCATCCCCGAGTCGAGCTACCTAGTAGAGGTCAACCGCAACAAGCGCACGCTGCTGGGTGTGATCGCTGTTTTTACAGGGCTAACGGCAGGGGCGGCGGTGCTGATGGCCGATCGCCTGATTGCCCGCCCGGTGCTCGGCATTGCTCGAACGGCGGCCGCCATTGAGGCTGAGAAGTTTGATCTGGGCCAGCTCGGGGCGATCGCCCGCCGCACTGACGAAATTGGCCAACTCGCTCGCGTGTTTGACCGCATGGCTCAGCAGGTCTACAGCCGCGAACAAAAGCTGAAGCAGCAGGTGCGCGACCTCCGGATCGAAATCGATGAAACCAAGCGCCAAAAACAGGTGCAAGAAATTGTCGAAACTGACTTTTTCCAAGATTTGGTGGCTAAAGCTCAAGTGCTACGCGATCGCAACAGCAGCAAAGCGATCGCTGCATCTGAAAGCAATAGAGCTGAAACGGCCAAATCCAGAATTTAG
- a CDS encoding GNAT family N-acetyltransferase → MPESSTITLRPATLSDVDLLHHWDEQPQVIAADPNDDWGWEVELARTPTWREQLVAELGDRPIGFIQIIDPAQEDSHYWGDVPDNLRAIDIWIGEADELGKGYGTTMMRLALARCFADPLVTAVLIDPLTSNTRAHRFYERLGFKFVEHRRFGDDDCSVYRLDRTDWANATPALESVANDDQPQLT, encoded by the coding sequence ATGCCTGAGTCAAGCACCATTACCCTGCGGCCCGCTACCCTAAGCGATGTAGACCTACTCCACCACTGGGATGAGCAACCTCAGGTGATCGCCGCCGACCCCAACGACGACTGGGGTTGGGAGGTAGAGCTAGCCCGCACCCCCACTTGGCGCGAACAGCTCGTAGCCGAGCTTGGCGATCGCCCCATTGGCTTTATTCAAATCATTGATCCCGCCCAGGAAGACAGCCACTACTGGGGCGACGTACCAGACAACTTGCGGGCGATCGACATTTGGATTGGCGAAGCTGATGAGTTGGGCAAAGGCTACGGCACCACCATGATGCGGTTGGCCCTAGCTCGCTGTTTTGCTGATCCCCTAGTGACAGCGGTGCTGATTGATCCGCTAACCAGCAACACCCGCGCCCACCGCTTCTATGAGCGCCTGGGGTTCAAATTTGTGGAACACCGTCGATTTGGCGACGACGACTGCTCGGTTTATCGCCTCGATCGCACCGATTGGGCCAATGCAACACCTGCTCTGGAGAGCGTAGCAAATGATGATCAACCGCAGTTAACCTAA
- a CDS encoding dihydrofolate reductase family protein, with translation MATIYYTATSLDGFIADPNNSLDWLFQFGELEPNTFDDFLAGVGAIAMGSTTYQWIYDHDFSAEAETPQPWPYKVPSWVFSSRQLPTIENADVRFVSGDVKPFHEEMAIAAGDKNVWIVGGGDLAGQFYDAGLLDEIVVQIASVTLGGGAPLFPLRVDPPLKLLSAKTYGHNFVELHYQVPRQ, from the coding sequence ATGGCCACCATTTACTACACGGCTACCAGCTTAGATGGCTTTATCGCCGACCCAAACAATTCCCTCGACTGGCTATTTCAGTTTGGGGAGCTAGAGCCCAACACATTTGACGATTTTCTGGCTGGGGTGGGCGCGATCGCCATGGGTTCCACCACCTACCAGTGGATCTACGACCATGATTTTTCTGCTGAGGCAGAGACCCCCCAGCCCTGGCCCTACAAAGTACCGTCCTGGGTCTTCAGCTCGCGCCAGCTGCCGACGATTGAGAATGCCGATGTTCGCTTTGTCAGCGGCGATGTCAAGCCCTTTCACGAGGAGATGGCGATCGCCGCTGGCGACAAAAATGTGTGGATTGTCGGCGGCGGCGATTTAGCGGGTCAGTTCTACGACGCCGGGCTGCTGGATGAAATCGTGGTGCAAATTGCCTCGGTCACCCTGGGGGGCGGCGCTCCCCTGTTTCCGCTGCGGGTCGATCCGCCCCTCAAGCTGTTGTCAGCCAAAACCTATGGCCACAACTTTGTGGAATTGCACTACCAGGTTCCGCGCCAGTAA
- the blaOXA gene encoding class D beta-lactamase, which yields MDRAYRWFFGLAVSGLVAMPMLPTAAQSSVEPIAPTIAQQTASLEAQFAQHFQALGVEGAIIIHDVNQNVTYEHNRERNRQAFLPASTFKILNSLIALETGVIPNDLAILTWDGVERMVPAWNQDQNMRTAFSLSAVWFYQVLARRVGHDRMQQWVSEVGYGNQTIGSPDAIDSFWLEGDLRITPQQQIEFLQRLHRNELPFSEATIATVKDIMIAERTPDYTLRAKTGWAGLGEADQPQIGWYVGYLERGDNVYLFATNIDMRQDSDGPARLELTRRCFASLNLL from the coding sequence GTGGATCGTGCCTATCGATGGTTCTTTGGGTTAGCCGTCAGCGGCTTGGTTGCTATGCCGATGCTGCCTACCGCTGCTCAGTCCAGCGTGGAGCCGATCGCACCGACGATCGCCCAGCAAACGGCCAGTTTAGAAGCTCAATTTGCCCAACATTTTCAAGCTCTGGGGGTGGAAGGGGCGATCATCATCCACGATGTGAACCAGAATGTGACCTATGAGCACAATCGCGAGCGCAACCGCCAAGCCTTTCTGCCCGCCTCCACCTTCAAAATTCTCAATTCGCTGATTGCGCTTGAAACTGGGGTCATCCCCAACGATCTGGCTATCTTGACCTGGGATGGCGTTGAGCGCATGGTGCCCGCCTGGAATCAAGATCAAAACATGCGAACAGCGTTTAGCCTGTCCGCCGTTTGGTTTTACCAGGTGCTGGCGCGGCGAGTTGGGCACGATCGCATGCAGCAGTGGGTCAGCGAGGTGGGCTACGGCAACCAAACCATCGGCAGCCCCGATGCGATCGACAGCTTCTGGCTAGAGGGCGACCTGCGCATTACGCCCCAGCAGCAGATCGAGTTCTTGCAACGTCTGCACCGCAACGAATTGCCTTTTTCTGAAGCGACAATAGCTACGGTAAAAGACATTATGATCGCCGAGCGCACCCCCGACTACACGCTACGGGCCAAGACCGGCTGGGCAGGTTTGGGGGAAGCCGATCAGCCTCAAATTGGCTGGTATGTCGGCTATCTAGAACGGGGGGACAACGTTTACCTGTTTGCCACCAATATTGACATGCGTCAAGACTCTGACGGTCCAGCTAGGCTTGAGCTGACCCGCCGCTGCTTTGCCAGCCTAAATCTTTTGTAG
- a CDS encoding DUF1772 domain-containing protein — MPSIDAGFTLRLCTALGCGLVAGVFFAFSTFVMQALGQQPPAQGIATMQSINITAINPWFMGVLFGTAAGCLGLIAASLTKGLPGAKYLLIGSLLYLLGTILVTIAFNVPLNDALARVNPDSAEGASLWAKYLINWTLWNHVRTVAALAAAALLTLSLRL; from the coding sequence ATGCCCTCTATTGATGCTGGATTCACCCTCAGACTCTGCACCGCTCTGGGTTGCGGGCTAGTTGCAGGCGTCTTCTTTGCCTTTTCTACCTTTGTGATGCAAGCCTTGGGCCAGCAACCGCCTGCCCAAGGCATCGCCACCATGCAGTCAATCAACATCACGGCGATCAACCCGTGGTTTATGGGCGTGTTGTTTGGCACAGCGGCAGGCTGCCTTGGCCTAATCGCTGCTTCGCTCACCAAGGGATTGCCTGGCGCTAAGTATCTGCTCATCGGCAGTCTGCTCTACCTGCTCGGCACCATTCTCGTCACCATCGCCTTCAACGTACCGCTCAACGATGCGCTGGCGAGGGTAAACCCAGACAGTGCCGAGGGAGCCAGTCTCTGGGCCAAATATTTGATCAACTGGACGCTGTGGAACCACGTTCGCACCGTAGCAGCCCTGGCGGCGGCAGCATTGCTTACGCTCTCCCTCCGTCTGTAG